The nucleotide sequence GCATAGTCCTCCGCTGTGAAGTTGATTACTCTCTCACTGACCAACGGTGCAATATCCTTGAGTTCAAAACCGTACTCCAAGGCATTAGGAAACATATCCAACAAAAATTGGGCGACATCCGGCTGCCACCCCACCCCAACTTTGGTTCGTACTGCTTGTTTTTCTGTATTCAGCAAGACAACCACCTCCTGGGCGACAGCATGTCTGAACCGTCTCTCTCTATTCACCGTATCCCTCTTCACCCGCAAGCCTACTCGACATTAGCGCTTAAGGTCAAGGTAAAGGTGAACAGGTATTTTATACACAATCCGTCTTTACCTTCTTCCCTGTTTCGGGTAGAATGCTCCTGTTTTCATGCGTTTATTGCCAAAATAGCTCAGCGGTAGAGCAGCTCACTCGTAATGAGCAGGTCAAGGGTTCAATTCCCTTTTTTGGCTCAAGAAGCGGTCCCCTCGGGACCGCTTTTTCGTACTCGTTCTACTGGTAATCATAACGTTCATATGAACAAAGGTAATCTCACTTTGATTTACCCAGATAAGCATACTTGATATCTTCATTCTCCAGGAGTGTCATACCAGGTCCTGACAAAGTTATATTTCCTGTCTCCATAACATAGCCTTCATGGGCTGTACGAAGTGCCACATTCGCATTCTGTTCAATGAGCAATACTGTTACACCCGCTTCATTTACACGTTTAATGATGGTAAATATGTCCCTTACCACCAGTGGCGCAAGTCCAAGCGAGGGCTCGTCCATCATGATCATCTTGGGACTTGCCATCAGGGCTCTTCCCACAGCAAGCATTTGTTGCTCACCTCCCGATAGCGTTCCAGCAAGTTGCCAATGCCGTTCCTTGAGTCTGGGAAACAAATCATATACCCGTTCGAGGTTTTGTTGTTCCTCTGTTTTATCCTGCAAGTACCCACCGATCTTTAAATTTTCCAACGTAGTCAGATTGGCAAATACGCGCCTACCTTCGGGTACGAGAACCAATCCTCGCTCAACAATCTTACGGGTATCCATACCATTGAGCTTTTCCCCATTATAGGTAATGGTTCCACTGGTGACAGGCACCAGACCCATGATGGAGCGCAAGGTTGTAGATTTACCCGCACCATTTGCACCTATGAGGGTTACTATTTGACCTTCTTGGACAGAGAAAGAAATACCGTTGAGCGCTACGATACCACCATAACACACCTTCAGATTCTGTACTTCAAGCAAACTCATATCTCTTCATCCCCCAGATAGGCCTTGATAACCTTGGGATTGTTCTGGATTTCAGTGGCATTTCCCTCAGCAATCATCTTCCCGTAATCCAATACATAGATATGGTCTGAAATCTCCATGACCAAGTTCATATGATGCTCGATAAGAAAAACAGTAAGGTTGAACGAATCCTGTATCTCCTTGATGAAGGCTGAAAGCATCTCCGTTTCTTTTGGATTCATGCCTGCAGCAGGTTCATCAAGCAACAATAACTTGGGCCCGGTTGCCAGTGCCCTGGCAATCTCCAGCCTTCGCTGTTTCCCATAGGGTAGAGATGAAGAAATCTCGTCACGATTGGACAGTAACCCCACCCTATCCAGAAGCTTTTCTGTATCCTGATGCATTTTCAACTCTTCAGATCTATTCAGCCTGAACGTTGAACGCAACAAGCCTGCATTGATATGGCAGTGCTTGGCGATCAGTACATTCTCAAAGACCGTAAGGTCCTTGAACAATCGAATATTCTGAAATGTGCGAGCCATACCAAGACGTGTTATCTTATCAGGTGTATTCACCACTTGCTCTGCATATGGGGTCTTGTACGTCCCGTTGTAAATCTTTTTCATCTTACCACGGGGAAAGTTCTCTCCGATAACCATATCTTCAAAAACCACCCTTCCATTCGTAGGTTGATAGCCTCCTGTTATTACGTTGAAAGCGGTAGTCTTTCCTGCTCCATTGGGTCCGATGAGCGCGGTGATCCTCTCTTTCTGGATTTCAATAGAGAGATCATCAACAGCCACAACACCACCAAATTGCATCGTTATATGTTCAGTCCTCAAGACCACATCGTTCATTTTAAATTCCCTCCAGTACGTGCTTTCTTGCTGAACCTGGAAAACAGACGATCCCAACTAAACTCATTGGAACCCATCAATCCCCTGCGATAGATAAGCACTACCATCATCAACAAGAAGGAGAATATCACCATTCTAAAGCCAGTTTTAAACAGAGGAACCTGCCATCCACCAATGACCAGCGGTTGGTCAAAGAAGCGCAACCACCACTCTTTGGCCGCGGTTACCAGGAAGGCACTGAGTATTGAACCAGAAACACTCCCGATACCCCCTATCACCACAATGAGCAAAATGTCGTAAGTTAAAGTAATCGAGAACGTCTTGGCTTCTATGGAACGCATATACATCGCCAGAAGCCCCCCAGCTATAGCAGAAAAGAATGAACTGATAATAAAGCTCATCTCCTTATGCTTGAATAGGTTTATACCCATTGCTTCTGCAGCAATCTCATCCTCCCTGATGGCTTTGAAAGCACGTCCATATGAGGACTTAATAAGCATTACCATAAATACTATACAAAAAGCTACAATAATGAAGGGTGTGATCAAGGAAGGGACGAGCCCCCAGAGCATGGCGGGAAAATTGGGAATCTTATTCAATCCGTAGGATCCGTTTGTTATCTGGTCAAACTGTGGTGACGAAAAAATCGCCCTTACAATCTCAGACAGCCCAAGGGTTGCTATTGCCAGATAATCACTTTTCAATCTCAGCACGGCAATTCCCACCAGTGCTGCAGCAAATGCAGCCAAGAGTCCGCCCAGCAACAACGCGATGAATGGGTAGATAATCTGCAAGGAAGTAGGGCTTGCAGCCATCAGTTCCTTTAATGCCCTGATCGCAGGATGTACCCCATTCATGTAATAAACCCCATCAAGATTCTTTACAGGAATCAAGAGTATTGCCGTTGTATACGCACCAATGGACATGAATCCTGCCTGCCCCAGGCTGAACAAACCGGTAAATCCATTGAGAAGGTTCATGGAAACAGCAACAAGAGAGAGAATCACAGCTTTAGTAAGAACTGAGACCAACATCCCATTCTGCATTCGGTGTGCATCCAGCCAGTATAAAAATAGTGTTATGAGCACCAATGTTACCAATGTAAGTATCTGGTTCCGACGAATTTTCATCATACTTTCTCCACTGTTTTTTCGCCGAACAAACCGGTCGGTCGCACGAGCAACATCACAATCAATAACAGGAATGTGAAGGCAT is from uncultured Sphaerochaeta sp. and encodes:
- a CDS encoding ABC transporter ATP-binding protein; translated protein: MSLLEVQNLKVCYGGIVALNGISFSVQEGQIVTLIGANGAGKSTTLRSIMGLVPVTSGTITYNGEKLNGMDTRKIVERGLVLVPEGRRVFANLTTLENLKIGGYLQDKTEEQQNLERVYDLFPRLKERHWQLAGTLSGGEQQMLAVGRALMASPKMIMMDEPSLGLAPLVVRDIFTIIKRVNEAGVTVLLIEQNANVALRTAHEGYVMETGNITLSGPGMTLLENEDIKYAYLGKSK
- a CDS encoding ABC transporter ATP-binding protein, translating into MNDVVLRTEHITMQFGGVVAVDDLSIEIQKERITALIGPNGAGKTTAFNVITGGYQPTNGRVVFEDMVIGENFPRGKMKKIYNGTYKTPYAEQVVNTPDKITRLGMARTFQNIRLFKDLTVFENVLIAKHCHINAGLLRSTFRLNRSEELKMHQDTEKLLDRVGLLSNRDEISSSLPYGKQRRLEIARALATGPKLLLLDEPAAGMNPKETEMLSAFIKEIQDSFNLTVFLIEHHMNLVMEISDHIYVLDYGKMIAEGNATEIQNNPKVIKAYLGDEEI
- a CDS encoding branched-chain amino acid ABC transporter permease, translated to MMKIRRNQILTLVTLVLITLFLYWLDAHRMQNGMLVSVLTKAVILSLVAVSMNLLNGFTGLFSLGQAGFMSIGAYTTAILLIPVKNLDGVYYMNGVHPAIRALKELMAASPTSLQIIYPFIALLLGGLLAAFAAALVGIAVLRLKSDYLAIATLGLSEIVRAIFSSPQFDQITNGSYGLNKIPNFPAMLWGLVPSLITPFIIVAFCIVFMVMLIKSSYGRAFKAIREDEIAAEAMGINLFKHKEMSFIISSFFSAIAGGLLAMYMRSIEAKTFSITLTYDILLIVVIGGIGSVSGSILSAFLVTAAKEWWLRFFDQPLVIGGWQVPLFKTGFRMVIFSFLLMMVVLIYRRGLMGSNEFSWDRLFSRFSKKARTGGNLK